One region of Camelina sativa cultivar DH55 chromosome 6, Cs, whole genome shotgun sequence genomic DNA includes:
- the LOC104791150 gene encoding protein DEFECTIVE IN MERISTEM SILENCING 3 has protein sequence MGNKIKQHEDNLKFLKAQKTKLDEAILDLQVHMSKLHSSPAPTSENSDANLHGEDINEQILRHEKSAAGVLGLVETSHGAQASQWMQTKGVVGVVAKLAKVNDENLSQILSNYLGTRSMLAVVCKNYDNVTALESYDNQGNIDRNAGLHGLGASIDRTIEDNFDVICLENLRPYVGQHIADDPQRRLDLLKPKLPNGECPPGFLGFAVNMIQIDPAYLLCVTSYGYGLRETLFYSLFSRLQVYKTRVDMISALPCISHGAVSLDGGIIRTPGIINLGNRDQVNVRFAKPIASHTMDNYNETEKKMKELRWKKDKTLEDIKREQVLREHAVLNFGKKKEEFVLCLTQSSSAN, from the exons ATGGGTAACAAGATCAAACAGCATGAGGATAATCTCAAGTTTCTCAAGGCTCAGAAAACCAAATTGGATGAAGCAATCCTCGACTTGCAAG TTCATATGAGCAAGCTTCATTCGTCTCCTGCTCCTACAAGTGAAAACTCTGATGCCAATCTTCATGGTGAAGATATTAATGAACAGATCCTTCGCCACGAAAAATCAGCTGCTGGAGTTTTAGGTCTAGTTGAGACTAGTCATGGCGCTCAGGCTTCTCAGTGGATGCAGACAAAAGGTGTTGTTGGTGTTGTAGCGAAACTTGCGAAGGTCAATGATGAGAACCTCAGCCA gATTCTGTCGAATTATTTAGGGACTCGTTCGATGTTGGCAGTTGTATGCAAGAATTATGACAATGTTACAGCTTTAGAGAGTTATGACAACCAAGGCAACATTGATAGAAATGCTGGCCTTCACGGACTTGGCGCTTCAATTGACAGAACGATTGAAGACAATTTTGATGTCATCTGCCTTGAGAACCTGAG GCCGTATGTTGGTCAGCACATAGCTGATGATCCGCAAAGAAGGCTTGATCTTCTTAAACCAAAATTGCCTAATGGTGAGTGTCCTCCCGGGTTTCTCGGATTTGCAGTGAATATGATACAAATCGATCCAGCTTACTTGCTCTGTGTCACATCATATGGATATGGTCTTCGTGAGACCTTGTTCTACAGTCTATTCTCCCGCCTTCAAGTTTACAAAACAAGGGTCGATATGATTAGTGCCCTCCCATGCATAAGTCATGGTGCAGTATCTTTGGATGGAGGAATCATCAGGACACCAGGGATCATCAACCTTGGAAACCG TGATCAGGTGAACGTGAGATTTGCAAAGCCAATTGCTTCACACACAATGGACAACTATAATGAgacagaaaagaaaatgaaagagcTGAGATGGAAGAAGGACAAGACACTGGAGGACATTAAGCGAGAGCAAGTCCTCCGTGAGCATGCTGTCCTCAACTTTggcaagaagaaagaagagtttgTTCTATGCTTGACTCAGAGCTCATCCGCAAATTAG
- the LOC104791152 gene encoding protein IQ-DOMAIN 1-like isoform X2 produces the protein MGKKGSGGWFSTVKKKVFKSSPKDSKRENNIGSNNADRWQQQHDTQEVVSFENFPAESSPEISHDVESTASTPATNVGDRKHAMAVAIATAAAAEAAVAAAQAAAKVVRLAGYNRQTEEDSAAVLIQSHYRGYLARRALRALKGLVRLQALVRGNHVRKQAQMTMKCMQALVRVQGRVRARRLQVAHDRFKKQFEEEEKRSGMGKPNNGFANHQTEREKPKKLHEVNRTSLYQTPGKEKEKSEGMMKRERALAYAYTYQRQMQHTNGDETNGPDRNQWAWNWLDHWMSSQPYTGRQTGQAHGPGQYNPPPYPPFPTAAATTTSDDVSEKTVEMEVTTPTSFKDNIMGLIDREYIDLGSYRQSHKQRKSPTHIPSYMAPTASAKAKVRDQSTTGKLHGTSFVPYWNSSTKNGSINGSGCDSSSSGGAITSSYPGPRSPNPKSDIRRKPVSPSQSPTGFGKRGWRHDH, from the exons ATGGGGAAGAAAGGGAGTGGTGGATGGTTCTCcacggtgaagaagaaagtcTTCAAATCCTCTCCTAAAGATTCAAAG AGAGAAAACAACATTGGTAGTAATAATGCCGATAGATGGCAGCAGCAACACGATACGCAAGAAGTCGTGTCGTTTGAAAATTTCCCGGCAGAAAGCTCACCGGAGATCTCTCATGACGTCGAGAGTACAGCTTCTACTCCAGCAACCAATGTAGGAGACAGAAAACACGCAATGGCTGTGGCTATAGCCACTGCAGCTGCCGCTGAAGCCGCCGTTGCAGCTGCACAAGCTGCCGCTAAAGTTGTTCGCCTTGCCGGCTACAACCGTCAGACGGAGGAAGATAGTGCCGCCGTGCTCATCCAGTCGCACTATAGGGGTTATTTG GCGAGACGAGCACTTCGTGCTTTGAAAGGACTAGTTAGGCTACAAGCATTGGTCCGTGGCAACCATGTACGGAAACAGGCGCAAATGACTATGAAATGTATGCAAGCTTTGGTTCGTGTCCAAGGTCGAGTCAGAGCGAGAAGGCTCCAAGTGGCTCATGACCGGTTTAAGAAACaatttgaggaagaagagaagcggTCCGGGATGGGAAAACCAAACAACG GGTTTGCTAATCACCAAACCGAACGAGAGAAACCAAAGAAATTGCACGAAGTGAACCGAACCAGCTTGTACCAAACTCCAGGAAAG gaaaaagaaaagagtgaaggAATGATGAAAAGAGAGAGGGCTCTTGCTTATGCATACACTTACCAG CGTCAAATGCAACACACAAATGGTGACGAGACAAATGGGCCTGATAGAAACCAATGGGCTTGGAATTGGCTTGACCATTGGATGTCTTCCCAGCCATACACAGGCCGTCAAACTGGCCAGGCTCACGGTCCCGGACAGTACAATCCACCTCCGTATCCGCCTTTCCCAACAGCCGCGGCAACCACTACATCTGATGATGTATCCGAGAAGACGGTGGAAATGGAGGTGACAACTCCTACTAGCTTCAAGGACAATATAATGGGTCTTATCGATCGAGAGTATATAGACTTAGGATCATATAGACAAAGCCATAAGCAACGGAAAAGCCCCACTCATATACCAAGCTACATGGCTCCAACAGCATCTGCAAAGGCTAAAGTTCGAGACCAAAGCACAACCGGCAAGCTACATGGAACTTCTTTTGTGCCGTATTGGAACTCCTCAACCAAAAACGGGTCGATTAATGGATCAGGTTGTGATTCCTCAAGTTCAGGTGGAGCAATAACATCAAGTTACCCTGGTCCTAGGAGTCCTAACCCAAAATCTGATATCCGACGTAAGCCGGTTAGTCCTAGTCAAAGTCCTACCGGGTTTGGAAAGAGAGGTTGGAGGCATGATCACTAG
- the LOC104791149 gene encoding pentatricopeptide repeat-containing protein At3g49240, which produces MSISKLAFLNHLQTLARSYRPRVPPQPFLAVRYMSFATQEEAAAERRRRKRRLRMEPPVNSFNRSQQQSQISRPIQNPNIPKLPDSVAAVVGKRLDLHNHILKLIRENDLEEAALYTRHSVYSNCRPTIFTVNAVLAAQLRQAKYGALLQLHGFINQAGIAPNIITYNLIFQAYLDVRKPEIALEHYKLFIENAPLNPSIATFRILVKGLVSNDNLEKAMEIKEDMGVRGFVADPVVYSCLMMGCVKSSDADGVLKLYEELKEKFGGFVEDGVVYGQLMKGYFMKGMENEAMECYEEATGENSKVXNYVLEALNENGKFDEALKLFDAVKKEHNPPRRLAVNLGTFNVMVDGYCAEGKFGDAVDVFRQMGDFRCSPDALSFNNLMNQLCDNGLLAEAEKLYGEMDEKKVKPDEYTFGLLMDTCFKEGKIDEGAAYYKTMVESNLRPNLDVYNRLQDQLITAGKLDDAKSFFDMMVSKLKMDDEAYKFIMRALSEAGRLDEMLRIVDEMLDDDTVRVSEEIQEFAKEELRKGGREGDLEKLIEEKERLKAEAKAKELEEAEAKKKSQQINIASLITPKVVEAKNEEAKLQWDNENGGVEEADVVEMVQGVEAGGSTGQDLPSC; this is translated from the coding sequence ATGTCGATCTCCAAACTCGCCTTTCTCAACCACCTTCAAACACTAGCGAGATCCTACCGTCCACGTGTCCCGCCGCAGCCATTTCTCGCCGTCCGATACATGTCATTCGCGACCCAAGAAGAAGCCGCCGCTGAACGTCGCCGTCGTAAGCGTCGTCTTCGTATGGAGCCACCGGTTAACTCGTTCAACAGATCTCAGCAGCAATCTCAAATCTCTAGACCGATTCAGAACCCTAACATCCCTAAATTGCCTGACTCTGTGGCTGCTGTCGTAGGGAAACGCCTCGATCTCCATAACCACATCCTCAAACTGATCCGAGAGAATGATCTTGAAGAAGCTGCTCTGTACACTCGTCACTCTGTGTATTCGAATTGCCGCCCGACGATTTTTACAGTGAACGCTGTTTTAGCGGCGCAGCTTCGGCAAGCCAAGTATGGAGCGCTTCTGCAATTGCATGGATTCATTAACCAAGCTGGTATCGCGCCTAATATCATCACTTACAATTTGATTTTCCAGGCTTATCTTGATGTTAGGAAACCTGAGATTGCCTTGGAGCATTACAAGTTGTTTATAGAGAACGCTCCGTTGAATCCTTCCATTGCTACTTTTAGGATTTTGGTTAAGGGTTTAGTTAGTAATGATAATCTTGAGAAAGCTATGGAGATTAAGGAAGATATGGGTGTTAGAGGTTTTGTTGCAGACCCTGTTGTTTATAGTTGTCTTATGATGGGGTGTGTGAAGAGTTCTGATGCTGATGGTGTGTTAAAGCTTTATGAGGAGTTGAAGGAGAAGTTTGGTGGGTTTGTTGAGGATGGTGTGGTTTACGGGCAGTTGATGAAAGGGTATTTCATGAAGGGGATGGAAAATGAAGCCATGGAGTGTTATGAGGAAGCTACTGGAGAGAATTCGAAGGTAAANAACTATGTGCTTGAGGCTTTGAATGAGAATGGGAAGTTTGATGAGGCCTTGAAGTTGTTTGATGCGGTGAAAAAGGAACATAACCCACCGAGGCGTTTGGCTGTAAATTTGGGAACTTTTAATGTGATGGTTGATGGGTACTGTGCAGAAGGAAAGTTTGGGGATGCTGTGGATGTTTTCAGGCAAATGGGTGATTTTAGGTGTAGTCCCGATGCTTTGTCGTTCAATAATCTGATGAATCAGCTGTGCGACAACGGATTGTTGGCTGAGGCTGAGAAGCTTTATGGTGAAATGGATGAGAAAAAGGTGAAGCCTGATGAGTACACATTTGGATTGTTAATGGATACTTGTTTCAAGGAAGGTAAGATTGATGAAGGAGCTGCGTATTACAAAACAATGGTTGAGTCTAATCTAAGACCAAACTTGGATGTGTATAACCGATTGCAAGATCAGTTGATTACAGCCGGGAAACTCGATGATGCAAAATCCTTCTTCGATATGATGGTGAGCAAACTGAAGATGGACGATGAGGCTTACAAATTCATCATGAGGGCGTTAAGTGAAGCTGGTAGACTCGATGAGATGCTCAGGATTGTGGATGAGATGCTAGATGATGACACGGTCAGAGTGAGTGAGGAAATACAAGAGTTTGCGAAAGAAGAGCTGAGgaaaggaggaagagagggaGATCTGGAGAAACtaattgaagagaaagagagattgaaagCAGAGGCAAAGGCGAAAGAGTtagaagaagcagaagcaaagaagaagagtcaACAAATTAACATAGCTTCATTAATTACTCCAAAAGTAGTGGAAGCAAAGAATGAAGAGGCAAAGCTGCAATGGGATAATGAAAATGGTGGTGTTGAAGAAGCCGATGTGGTGGAGATGGTTCAAGGAGTAGAAGCAGGTGGATCAACCGGTCAGGATCTGCCTTCTTGCTGA
- the LOC104791148 gene encoding probable pectinesterase/pectinesterase inhibitor 34, whose protein sequence is MGYERLGPSGATGSVTKSTTTTTTAPILNQVATSSQPENNHRRSKKKLVVSSIVLAIALILAAGIFAGVRSRLKLNQSVPGLARKPSQAISKACGLTRFPELCVDSLLDFPGSLDASSSKDLIHVTVNMTLHHFSHALYSSSSFSFVDMPPRARSAYDACVELLDDSVDALSRALSSVVSSSAKSQDVTTWLSAALTNHDTCTEGFEDVDDGKVKDQMTAALKNLSELVSNCLAIFSASHEGDDFAGVPIQNRRLLGVVEEEEEKDEKFPRWMKRREREILEMPVSQIQADIIVSKDGNGTCKTISEAIKKAPQNSTRRTIIYVKTGRYEENNLKVGRKKINLMFVGDGKGKTVISGGKSIFDNITTFHTASFAATGAGFIARDITFENWAGPAKHQAVALRIGADHAVIYRCNIIGYQDTLYVHSNRQFFRECDIYGTVDFIFGNAAVVLQNCSIYARKPMDLQKNTITAQNRKDPNQNTGISIHASRVLATSDLQTTNGSIQTFLGRPWKLFSRTVYMMSYIGSHVHTRGWLEWNTTFALDTLYYGEYMNSGPGSGLGQRVKWPGYRVINSTAEANRFTVAEFIYGSSWLPSTGVSFLAGLNI, encoded by the exons atgggaTACGAAAGGCTCGGACCATCCGGAGCAACTGGTTCGGTCACAAAatccactactactactactacagcTCCGATCTTAAACCAAGTTGCCACGTCTTCACAACCGGAGAACAACCATcggagaagcaagaagaagctTGTAGTGTCATCAATCGTCTTAGCCATCGCACTCATCCTCGCCGCCGGGATATTTGCCGGGGTCAGATCACGTCTTAAACTAAACCAATCCGTCCCAGGCCTAGCTCGTAAACCAAGCCAAGCTATCTCTAAAGCTTGTGGGTTAACTCGTTTCCCCGAGTTATGCGTTGACTCACTCTTGGACTTCCCCGGCTCACTCGACGCTTCCTCTTCCAAAGATCTAATACACGTGACGGTGAACATGACGCTTCACCACTTCAGTCACGCTCTCTACTCatcttcctccttctccttcGTCGACATGCCGCCACGTGCTCGCTCAGCTTACGACGCTTGCGTCGAGTTATTAGACGATTCAGTCGACGCGCTCTCACGCGCTCTCTCCTCAGTCGTATCATCCTCAGCGAAGTCGCAAGACGTTACGACGTGGCTTAGCGCGGCTCTGACGAACCACGACACGTGTACCGAAGGGTTCGAAGACGTCGACGACGGTAAAGTGAAGGATCAGATGACGGCGGCGTTAAAGAATCTCTCGGAGCTTGTTAGTAACTGTCTTGCGATATTCTCGGCGAGCCACGAAGGAGACGACTTCGCCGGAGTGCCGATACAGAACAGGAGGCTGTTGGgagtggtggaggaggaggaggaaaaggACGAGAAGTTCCCGAGAtggatgaagagaagagagcgtGAGATATTGGAAATGCCGGTATCTCAGATACAAGCTGATATTATCGTCTCGAAAGACGGTAACGGCACGTGCAAAACCATATCGGAAGCTATCAAGAAAGCTCCTCAGAACAGTACTCGCCGGACTATCATCTACGTCAAGACCGGAAG ATATGAAGAGAACAACCTCAAGGTCGGTaggaaaaagataaatttgaTGTTCGTTGGAGATGGGAAGGGTAAAACTGTCATTTCGGGAGGGAAAAGCATATTTGACAACATTACTACTTTCCACACGGCGTCGTTTG CTGCGACCGGAGCTGGATTTATTGCAAGGGACATCACATTCGAAAATTGGGCCGGTCCAGCAAAGCACCAAGCCGTGGCTCTCCGCATTGGAGCTGACCACGCGGTGATCTACCGATGCAATATTATCGGTTACCAAGACACACTATACGTACATTCAAACCGCCAATTCTTTCGTGAATGCGATATCTACGGTACAGTCGATTTTATTTTCGGGAATGCAGCTGTGGTGCTACAAAACTGTAGCATCTACGCACGTAAACCCATGGATCttcaaaaaaacacaatcacgGCTCAAAACAGAAAAGACCCGAACCAAAACACGGGAATATCGATACATGCGTCAAGGGTTTTGGCCACATCCGATCTCCAAACGACAAACGGTAGCATCCAAACGTTTTTAGGCCGACCGTGGAAGCTATTCTCTAGGACGGTGTATATGATGTCGTATATTGGTAGTCATGTACACACGAGAGGTTGGCTCGAGTGGAACACAACATTTGCTTTAGATACGTTATACTATGGAGAGTATATGAACAGTGGACCGGGGTCAGGTCTTGGGCAACGAGTGAAGTGGCCTGGGTATCGAGTCATCAATTCAACTGCCGAGGCAAACCGGTTCACGGTGGCAGAATTTATATACGGTTCGTCGTGGTTGCCTTCGACCGGAGTTTCGTTCTTGGCCGGATTAAACATATAG